From the genome of Parasteatoda tepidariorum isolate YZ-2023 chromosome X1, CAS_Ptep_4.0, whole genome shotgun sequence, one region includes:
- the LOC122269443 gene encoding uncharacterized protein, with the protein MDKKKKPSGAFKRKQRQEREDSKQKLPKIDKFFSQPSASTSGQNISIDSDSNNVVTAVLVEKPTEEDSTIIAVGDTSAADHVNVDDVCMTHIRAEGLEEPQTSTFFENVYDKSSYDLGNFTNKILSDNEKRQILDMGPLQPSGPFPTDINQNNRCFSKSYYVSCYKYGPVNRFWLRYSKILDAAYCQPCWLFASQRNNVWCTGIRDWKHLSERIKQHSCSSGHSEACAVYEFWRKKTILILSTRN; encoded by the coding sequence atggaTAAAAAGAAGAAACCCAGTGGTGCATTTAAACGCAAACAACGCCAAGAAAGAGAAGatagtaaacaaaaattgcCCAAAATTGACAAGTTTTTTAGTCAGCCTTCTGCAAGTACATCTGgccaaaatatttctattgataGTGACTCAAATAATGTGGTAACTGCAGTGTTGGTTGAGAAGCCTACTGAAGAAGATTCGACAATTATTGCAGTTGGAGATACCTCCGCCGCCGATCATGTGAACGTGGATGATGTTTGCATGACACACATAAGAGCGGAGGGTTTGGAGGAACCACAGACCTCtacatttttcgaaaatgtgTACGACAAATCTTCTTATGACTTGGGAAACTTCACGAACAAGATATTAAGTGATAACGAAAAACGTCAAATTCTTGATATGGGGCCTTTACAGCCTTCAGGACCTTTTCCAACAGACATCAACCAGAACAATAGGTGTTTTTCAAAATCGTACTACGTTTCGTGTTATAAATATGGGCCAGTTAATCGTTTTTGGTTGCGTTATTCCAAAATACTAGACGCTGCCTATTGTCAACCCTGCTGGTTATTTGCTTCACAAAGGAATAATGTTTGGTGTACGGGAATTCGAGATTGGAAGCATTTATCAGAGAGAATTAAACAACACAGTTGTTCGAGTGGCCATTCGGAAGCATGTGCTGTGTAtgaattttggagaaaaaaaacgataCTAATACTATCGACAaggaattga
- the LOC110282030 gene encoding zinc finger MYM-type protein 1-like, whose translation MVLQRLFDIVLTLVKSSLALRGHQEDLSQKGYHGNFLSFVELVARYDHILRQVLDMPKRSTRYLSATIQNEMIESLGTKLETHLLEQIRASPLFAIIMDTAQDISKVDQLSIVVRYAVITRSENGQPIDIEVKEVFLGFYAAIKHGSVDLVNQVTTLFINKNIDLKKCVGQGYDGASVMSGVYNGVQKHIKDIQPNAEYVHCATHNLNLVINDAVSSCVEIQIFFATLQDLYNFFGNSIKRWDLLSKFTGESDTTLKKLNPTRWSSRVNTISAIKLRYFDIIKALSEIVLKSPNKDERSEAESSKTKMLNFEFVLLCEFMHSVLNDISYASKTLQKCDINLGEASKVLAETKAKLQIYRNDFELFKCKASETARKYGIDTHFQEKRQRKVKKHFDELAADHRFPNREKIFKIEIFNNVLDTVISQLDTRFIGMSAVCHIFDFLTPTFLLHVDEATLLQKCDEFQRKYSDIIGPSFSLQFINIYHLVLPQLTQAWTVHQLCKEIMSKYGVLECDLTEVFTAMLLFFTIPVTSAAAERSFSKLKIIKNYLRNNMGQTRLRHLSLIAIENKTASSLDLNEVIDTFAKTKARKKL comes from the exons ATGGTTCTTCAAAGGTTATTCGATATCGTACTTACCCTAGTAAAGAGTTCTTTGGCTTTGAGAGGACATCAAGAAGACTTAAGTCAGAAAGGATACCATGGAAATTTTCTGTCTTTTGTAGAGCTTGTCGCCCGATATGATCACATTTTGCGGCAAGTTTTGGATATGCccaaaa gaTCTACAAGATATCTGAGTGCaacaattcaaaatgaaatgattgAGAGCTTGGGGACCAAACTCGAAACCCATCTACTAGAACAAATTAGAGCGTCACCGCTTTTTGCCATCATAATGGATACGGCACAGGACATATCGAAGGTAGATCAGCTAAGCATTGTTGTGAGGTATGCAGTAATAACCAGATCGGAAAATGGACAGCCAATTGATATAGAAGTAAAAGAAGTGTTTCTAGGCTTTTATGCAGCTATTAAACATGGCTCAGTAGATTTAGTCAACCAAGTGACAACattatttatcaacaaaaatattgatttaaaaaaatgtgtgggGCAAGGCTATGATGGAGCCAGTGTGATGAGTGGTGTGTATAATGGTGTACAAAAACATATTAAGGATATCCAGCCTAACGCAGAGTACGTACATTGTGCcactcataatttaaatttggtgataAATGATGCCGTTAGCAGTTGTGTggaaatacagatttttttcgcAACGTTGCAAGATTTGTATAACTTTTTCGGAAACAGCATCAAACGTTGGGATCTACTGTCAAAATTCACTGGCGAATCGGACACCActctaaaaaaactaaatccgACTAGATGGTCCAGTAGGGTCAATACGATATCTGCAATAAAACTtcgttattttgatattatcaaAGCATTATCAGAAATAGTTCTAAAGAGTCCTAATAAAGATGAGCGTAGTGAAGCAGAGAgtagtaaaacaaaaatgctaaatttcgAGTTCGTGTTGCTTTGCGAATTCATGCACAGTGTATTGAACGACATCAGTTATGCATccaaaactttacaaaaatgcGACATCAATTTGGGCGAGGCGAGTAAAGTTTTAGCAGAGACCAAAGCAAAGTTGcaaatttatagaaatgatTTCGAATTATTCAAGTGCAAAGCCAGTGAAACTGCAAGAAAATATGGTATTGAtacccattttcaagaaaaaaggcaaagaaaagttaaaaaacattttgatgaatTAGCTGCTGATCACCGATTTCCAAaccgagaaaaaatatttaaaattgagattttcaaTAATGTACTAGACACAGTAATATCTCAATTAGATACACGTTTTATTGGTATGAGTGCAGTCTGTCATATATTCGATTTTCTAACaccaacatttttattacatgttgATGAAGCAACTTTATTACAAAAGTGTGACGAAttccaaagaaaatattcagataTAATAGGCCCTAGTTTTTcacttcaatttattaatatttaccacCTAGTTTTACCTCAACTAACTCAAGCATGGACTGTTCACCAATTATGTAAGGAAATAATGAGCAAATATGGAGTGCTAGAATGCGACCTAACGGAAGTATTTACAGCAATGTTATTATTCTTTACAATTCCTGTCACTTCTGCAGCAGCTGAAAGGtcatttagcaaattaaaaataataaaaaattatttaagaaataatatgggCCAAACTCGACTCCGACATTTATCGCTAATagcaattgaaaacaaaaccGCATCAAGCCTGGATTTAAACGAAGTCATTGATACTTTTGCGAAAACTAAAGCtaggaaaaaattgtaa